DNA from Thermodesulfobacteriota bacterium:
TACTCGCTTTTCCTCTTCAGGTGGCTCACCAGCCCTCTCAATCCCAGCAGGTAACTATCCACCCCGAATCCGGATATTACCCCAATGGCCACGCCGGAAATAAAAGACTTCTGTCTGAACTCCTCTCGTTTAAAAATGTTTGAAATATGAACCTCCGCTGTGGGTATGCCGGTAGAGGTAATGGCGTCTCTAATGGCGATGCTGGTATGGGTATAAGCGCCTGGATTAATAACTATTCCATTCAATTTTCCCATCCCTTCCTGAATTTTGCTTACTATATCGCCCTCAGAGTTTGACTGGAAGAAATCAATACCAATGCCCAATACCTTTGCCTCTTTCTGGAGAAGGTTGTTGATTTCATCCAGGTTTGTCGTGCCGTATACTTCCGGCTCTCGTTTTCCGAGAAGGTTGAGATTGGGTCCGTGTATTACCAGGATCTTCATTTTTTAGTCCTCGATGATGCATTTAAATCATTAATTAACATAGGCCTGGTGCAAAGACAAACTATGTAAGATGCAAGATTCATGATGCATGATGAAAAGATGTATTTTATATCGTGCATCCTGTATCCTGCATCATTCATTTCTTGTTCACAAAACCGGCTTTTTCACTCAACAAATATGCTTTTGCCCTTTTCAATTTTCTCTCCAAAGAATCATTCGTCCGGTCGCGCTCTAATAGTTTTTCGTAAACCCCCGCGGCATCGGCATAAAACCCCTGGCTCATGTAAAGATCGGCCATGGTTTCGGTGTATATTTCTGCCTGCAGGAGGTTCGGAAAAGACTCTTCACCATCCTGGTCGCCGATGGATTCTGGTTCATCTGTTGATTCTATCTCCCCAGTGAGAGA
Protein-coding regions in this window:
- the aroQ gene encoding type II 3-dehydroquinate dehydratase, which encodes MKILVIHGPNLNLLGKREPEVYGTTNLDEINNLLQKEAKVLGIGIDFFQSNSEGDIVSKIQEGMGKLNGIVINPGAYTHTSIAIRDAITSTGIPTAEVHISNIFKREEFRQKSFISGVAIGVISGFGVDSYLLGLRGLVSHLKRKSE